One Megachile rotundata isolate GNS110a chromosome 5, iyMegRotu1, whole genome shotgun sequence genomic region harbors:
- the LOC100881425 gene encoding coiled-coil and C2 domain-containing protein 2A, whose translation MSTQDIDFIKGYALNTENQPEQNLSLCSVHPIISQDHKTNVLTTDNRNPRKLSQKTDLAEDGLYASDSPFIYSDIRFPQFSDMKIVEYESKNKYYGKLVEIVIREVNINTLTDETVEITSVSLLFKKKIICKANSPFNRKLHKLLIRNKECNNLSIQVHIKGGQSSILPLPLPKRNVENSKVEIDFAISDNLGKIHAGTVICTVNVNNYGEHNQEPYTFQVYKLSNDPNDPQNNLSLLRLPKNIFKKEVKYFLLEDQALTFNTDLDDIVTKKTQTEEVKSPDIVVTEQPALSLLDTLFRNLFRIKQPLESSSGTRRHHTIGKTILAVTILRGIEIPVREESALVQPFIEVEWGNTVHATSIADGPAPVWQQTVQFELPRQNDEYCIKFRLYDLHPVWGQQWLGETRIPLEHHRNYQELERWITLSPLFSPVLLFGYIQASPGQSCTRIYVLIKMEHPNTPKSVENTATSTLLKGIQRCLVTPYKINGLENPKDAARMVMFLPSLPIHYGPITPRQALNIRKVDHYGRAALLAVLLQSFDLQTYVLLGSSQISKVTAFVLSISSNGIYMLWDPETGNYHKLDDSHCPLMKVSRLINHFGIWENLQKSILPHNLKYDVKSSKEWRPIDTITSGKSDHNVQTLEIHITDEDVKQIKRTAMDIEQCLKDKLAHWRSTIGLTTIFNRHATAILRSFMSKVEPFSEIQLGKKDLKHLYRAYHIHGFVLNKRECPVDELCKDLYATKVYDINGPVEFAVVCHVQSYIGKISSIWIAIIILRSHD comes from the exons ATGTCCACACAAGACATCGATTTTATTAAAGGATATGCATTAAATACAGAAAATCAGCCAGAACAAAATCTGAGTCTATGTTCTGTACATCCTATTATAAGTCAAGATCACAAAACTAACGTTCTTACAACTGATAATAGAAATCCGCGAAAATTAAGCCAAAAAACGGACTTGGCTGAAGATGGATTATATGCATCTGACAGTCCTTTTATTTACAGTGACATTAGATTTCCCCAATTTAGTGACAtgaaaattgtggaatatgAATCAAAGAATAAATATTATGGGAAACTTGTAGAAATTGTAATTCGAGAAGTTAACATCAACACGTTAACTGATGAAACAGTTGAAATAACATctgtttctttattatttaaaaaaaagattaTATGCAAGGCAAATAGTCCCTTTAACAGAAAACTGCACAAATTATTAATTCGAAATAAGGAATGTAATAATCTTTCAATACAAGTACACATCAAAGGTGGGCAGTCCAGTATATTACCATTACCATTACCAAAGCGTAATGTTGAAAATAGTAAAGTTGAAATTGATTTTGCGATAAGTGATAATCTAGGTAAAATACATGCTGgtacagtaatatgtacagttaatgtaaataattatggGGAACACAATCAAGAACCTTACACATTTCAGGTGTATAAATTGAGTAATGATCCAAATGATCCTCAGAATAATTTGTCCTTACTTAGGCTacccaaaaatatttttaagaaagaAGTAAAGTATTTTTTGTTGGAAGATCAAGCATTAACGTTTAATACAGATTTAGATGACATTGTTACAAAGAAAACCCAAACAGAAGAAGTAAAGTCACCAGATATAGTTGTTACAGAACAGCCTGCACTCTCTTTACTTGATACATTATTTAGAAACTTATTTCGAATTAAACAACCCCTAGAATCATCATCTGGAACCCGTAGACATCATACAATAGGGAAAACAATTTTGGCTGTTACCATTTTAAGAGGAATAGAAATACCAGTTAGAGAAGAATCAGCTCTAGTTCAACCTTTTATAGAAGTTGAATGGGGTAATACGGTTCATGCAACATCCATAGCAGATGGTCCAGCACCTGTATGGCAACAAACAGTGCAATTTGAGTTACCAAGACAGAATGAtgaatattgtataaaatttcgTTTGTATGATCTTCATCCTGTTTGGGGTCAGCAATGGTTAGGTGAAACAAGAATTCCTCTTGAGCATCATAGAAATTATCAAGAACTTGAACGATGGATTACACTATCACCTTTATTCAGTCCTGTATTACTTTTTGGCTATATACAGGCTAGTCCTGGTCAATCATGTACTCGaatttatgttttaattaaaatggaaCATCCTAATACTCCCAAATCTGTTGAAAATACTGCTACAAGTACATTACTAAAAGGTATTCAACGTTGTCTTGTTACACCATATAAAATTAATGGCTTAGAAAATCCAAAAGATGCTGCAAGAATGGTGATGTTTTTACCTTCATTACCAATTCATTATGGTCCAATTACACCACGTCAAGCATTAAATATAAGAAAAGTAGATCACTATGGAAGAGCAGCTTTACTAGCAGTGTTATTACAAAGCTTTGATTTACAAACATATGTTTTATTAG GTTCATCACAAATAAGTAAAGTGACTGCATTTGTTCTGAGTATCAGTAGTAATGGCATATATATGTTGTGGGATCCAGAAACTGGGAATTATCATAAATTGGatgatagtcattgtccttTAATGAAGGTTTCCCGTTTAATTAATCATTTTGGt ATAtgggaaaatttgcaaaaatccaTTTTACCTCACAATCTGAAGTACGATGTGAAATCAAGTAAAGAGTGGCGACCCATTGATACTATTACATCAGGAAAAAGTGATCACAATGTACAAACACTTGAGATTCATATTACAGATGAAGATGTTAAGCAAATTAAAAGGACTGCTATGGATATAGAACAATGTTTAAAGGATAAATTGGCTCATTGGCGTAGTACAATTGGTTTAACAACTATATTTAATCGACATGCAACTGCTATTTTAAGAAGTTTCATGTCTAAGGTAGAACCTTTTTCAGAAATACAATTAGGAAAAAAAGACTTAAAACACCTATATAGAGCTTACCACATTCACGGTTTTGTGTTAAATAAACGCGAGTGTCCTGTAGATGAATTGTGCAAAGATTTATATGCAACAAAGGTTTATGATATTAATGGACCAGTTGAATTTGCTGTTGTATGTCACGTACAATCTTACATTGGTAAAATCTCCTCAATTTGGATAGCCATTATAATCCTTAGAAGCcatgattaa
- the LOC100880416 gene encoding very long chain fatty acid elongase 4 isoform X2, whose amino-acid sequence MAGIINSTATLINDVYDYYLWTLSLADERTRGWLLVDSPKPTLIYTMLYLLIVWAGPKVMKNRKAFKLTWALVPYNLAMALLNAYIAIQLFVASTRLRYSYVCQPIRHVTRPDELQIAHAVWWYYFSKLLEFCDTFFFILRKKDNQLSFLHVYHHSTMFSLWWIGIKWVPSGSTFLPAMVNSFIHVLMYSYYGLAALGPSVTKYLWWKKYLTILQLIQFTTALILGINGIRSGCDFPLWMQYALVIYMISFIVLFGNFYAKAYIAKGKKAYAERQLEKMKAAAQLKKELTDGAVCNGNVTNGHVNGYANGVSKKTQ is encoded by the exons ATGGCGGGCATAATTAATTCCACAGCAACTCTAATAAATGACGTTTATGATTACTACCTCTGGACGCTATCTCTTGCTG ATGAAAGAACGAGAGGATGGCTCTTGGTCGATTCACCAAAACCTACATTGATATACACGATGTTGTATTTACTTATTGTATGGGCTGGGCCGAAAGttatgaaaaatcgaaaagcCTTCAAGCTTACATGGGCACTTGTACCATATAACCTTGCGATGGCTCTTCTTAATGCGTACATTGCAATTCAG CTGTTTGTAGCGTCCACCAGGCTACGTTATAGTTACGTATGTCAACCTATAAGGCATGTGACTCGTCCAGATGAATTACAA ATCGCTCATGCCGTTTGGTGGTACTACTTCAGCAAACTACTAGAGTTCTGTGATACATTTTTCTTCATCTTGCGAAAGAAGGATAATCAATTAAGCTTCCTTCATGTGTACCATCACTCCACCATGTTTTCGTTGTGGTGGATCGGCATTAAGTGGGTTCCTAGCGGGTCCA CTTTCCTACCAGCGATGGTGAACAGCTTCATTCACGTTCTCATGTACTCGTACTACGGTCTAGCAGCATTAGGTCCCTCCGTAACTAAATATCTTTGGTGGAAGAAATACTTGACAATTCTCCAGCTAATACAGTTCACCACTGCCTTGATTCTTGGTATCAACGGCATTCGATCAGGATGCGACTTCCCACTTTGGATGCAGTACGCTCTTGTCATTTATATGATCTCCTTCATTGTCTTATTCGGAAACTTCTATGCCAAAGCGTATATTGCTAAG GGTAAAAAGGCGTACGCGGAAAGGCAATTAGAGAAAATGAAAGCAGCCGCACAATTGAAGAAAGAACTTACCGATGGAGCTGTGTGCAACGGTAATGTTACGAATGGACACGTTAACGGATATGCGAACGGTGTATCCAAAAAGActcaataa
- the LOC100880416 gene encoding very long chain fatty acid elongase 4 isoform X1, protein MSLVSTIMEYILDRFQFLLLKIFHGWYTRSVKNAMAGIINSTATLINDVYDYYLWTLSLADERTRGWLLVDSPKPTLIYTMLYLLIVWAGPKVMKNRKAFKLTWALVPYNLAMALLNAYIAIQLFVASTRLRYSYVCQPIRHVTRPDELQIAHAVWWYYFSKLLEFCDTFFFILRKKDNQLSFLHVYHHSTMFSLWWIGIKWVPSGSTFLPAMVNSFIHVLMYSYYGLAALGPSVTKYLWWKKYLTILQLIQFTTALILGINGIRSGCDFPLWMQYALVIYMISFIVLFGNFYAKAYIAKGKKAYAERQLEKMKAAAQLKKELTDGAVCNGNVTNGHVNGYANGVSKKTQ, encoded by the exons ATGTCCCTGGTGTCTACTATCATGGAATACATTTTAGACCGTTTCCAATTTCTTCTGTTGAAAATATTCCACGGGTGGTATACACGAAGTGTAAAGAAT GCAATGGCGGGCATAATTAATTCCACAGCAACTCTAATAAATGACGTTTATGATTACTACCTCTGGACGCTATCTCTTGCTG ATGAAAGAACGAGAGGATGGCTCTTGGTCGATTCACCAAAACCTACATTGATATACACGATGTTGTATTTACTTATTGTATGGGCTGGGCCGAAAGttatgaaaaatcgaaaagcCTTCAAGCTTACATGGGCACTTGTACCATATAACCTTGCGATGGCTCTTCTTAATGCGTACATTGCAATTCAG CTGTTTGTAGCGTCCACCAGGCTACGTTATAGTTACGTATGTCAACCTATAAGGCATGTGACTCGTCCAGATGAATTACAA ATCGCTCATGCCGTTTGGTGGTACTACTTCAGCAAACTACTAGAGTTCTGTGATACATTTTTCTTCATCTTGCGAAAGAAGGATAATCAATTAAGCTTCCTTCATGTGTACCATCACTCCACCATGTTTTCGTTGTGGTGGATCGGCATTAAGTGGGTTCCTAGCGGGTCCA CTTTCCTACCAGCGATGGTGAACAGCTTCATTCACGTTCTCATGTACTCGTACTACGGTCTAGCAGCATTAGGTCCCTCCGTAACTAAATATCTTTGGTGGAAGAAATACTTGACAATTCTCCAGCTAATACAGTTCACCACTGCCTTGATTCTTGGTATCAACGGCATTCGATCAGGATGCGACTTCCCACTTTGGATGCAGTACGCTCTTGTCATTTATATGATCTCCTTCATTGTCTTATTCGGAAACTTCTATGCCAAAGCGTATATTGCTAAG GGTAAAAAGGCGTACGCGGAAAGGCAATTAGAGAAAATGAAAGCAGCCGCACAATTGAAGAAAGAACTTACCGATGGAGCTGTGTGCAACGGTAATGTTACGAATGGACACGTTAACGGATATGCGAACGGTGTATCCAAAAAGActcaataa